From the genome of Anopheles moucheti chromosome 3, idAnoMoucSN_F20_07, whole genome shotgun sequence, one region includes:
- the LOC128305056 gene encoding uncharacterized protein LOC128305056, protein MNCSCAAERCPHLLYLRTLLETSQKEQIPYASRQTSTSENVGVWQRWRPLVMRTIRLSGCVLETVMLLWVTITRFCLQLWLQLLDANRSALVLFLFFTVSLICSILGGVHGAVSR, encoded by the exons ATGAACTGCTCTTGtgcagccgaacgctgtccgcatCTGCTGTACCTTAGGACGCTGCTTGAAACCAGCCAGAAGGAACAGATCCCGTACGCGAGCCGACAGACTTCAACATCCGAAAATGTTGGTGTCTGGCAGCGGTGGAGACCGCTCGTGATGCGTACGATCAGGCTGTCCGGATGTGTGCTCGAGACGGTGATGCTGCTTTGGGTGACCATCACGCGCTTCTGCCTTCAGTTGTGGCTTCAGCTGCTAGATGCAAATCG TTCCGCTCTGGTGTTGTTCCTGTTCTTCACCGTTTCGCTGATCTGTTCGATACTGGGTGGCGTGCACGGCGCAGTGTCAAGGTAA
- the LOC128302899 gene encoding ninjurin-A-like, translated as MDHINNQYNAELSSFVQKKSFAQNMMDIALLSANTNQLRYVIDLGEKHPYYMTSLLLIVVSLVMQIVVGLSMLYVNRYNMKNKTEMKAASHMNNLSVAGVFLVTLVNVFISTFNGAATGAAVGVVPSEMATIMNTDNLPQSIPTLAANAT; from the exons ATGGATCACATCAACAACCAA TATAATGCCGAGCTGAGCAGCTTTGTGCAGAAAAAGTCATTTGCCCAGAACATGATGGACATTGCACTGCTCTCGGCGAACACCAACCAGCTACGATACGTGATAGATTTGGGAGAGAAACATCCGTACTATATGACCAGCCTGCTGCTTATTGTAGTAAGTTTGGTAATGCAGATCGTCGTTGGACTGTCCATGCTATATGTGAACAG GTACAACATGAAGAATAAGACGGAAATGAAAGCGGCCTCACACATGAACAACCTCTCAGTGGCGGGTGTGTTCTTGGTAACGCTGGTCAACGTGTTTATTTCCACCTTCAACGGTGCTGCGACTGGTGCTGCCGTGGGTGTAGTACCATCGGAAATGGCCACTATTATGAATACTGACAACCTGCCACAAAGTATTCCAACACTGGCAGCAAATGCTACCTAA